In Aegilops tauschii subsp. strangulata cultivar AL8/78 chromosome 3, Aet v6.0, whole genome shotgun sequence, one genomic interval encodes:
- the LOC109787473 gene encoding glycerophosphocholine acyltransferase 1, translated as MASSEVVEDEASAAAMLANGAADVRRRRDQAKAMLSKQAVKIATKAEEHERFIFKVTHLMGVLGFGTFCYLLGARPQDVPYVYCLFYVIFVPLRWIYYRYKKWHYYLLDFCYYANTFLLVMILFYPKDEKLFMVCFSFAEGPLAWALIVWRCSLVFSSFDKLVSVLIHLLPGIVLFTIRWWNPQTFAAMHPEGRAARVTWPYVEDKSYLWTWLFVVPLAAYTLWQLMYFLIVNVLRRQRLLRDPEVMTSYRELSKKAQKANNIWWRLSGLLGDKNRPLMYILLQAVFTVATLAFTVPIFLSYRLHGIFQVLKVCAATWNGGSFILEVMPRQVVQKEKKRLEMKPIEQANLKEHMDDRSGNHQHTSEEQSQ; from the exons ATGGCGTCGTCGGAGGTGGTGGAGGacgaggcgtcggcggcggcgatgcTCGCCAACGGGGCCGCGGACGTCCGCCGGAGG AGGGACCAGGCCAAGGCGATGCTGTCGAAGCAGGCCGTCAAGATCGCCACCAAGGCAGAGGAGCACGAGCGGTTCATCTTCAAG GTCACACACCTGATGGGTGTTCTTGGATTTGGGACATTTTGCTACCTCTTGGGTGCCA GACCACAGGATGTGCCGTATGTGTACTGCCTGTTCTATGTCATATTTGTTCCTCTCAGGTGGATTTACTACCGCTACAAGAAGTGGCACTACTATCTTCTG GATTTCTGCTACTATGCCAACACTTTTCTCCTTGTTATGATTCTCTTTTATCCAAAGGATGAAAAGCTTTTCATGGTTTGCTTCTCATTTGCAGAG GGTCCCCTTGCTTGGGCATTAATTGTATGGCGTTGCAGCTTGGTGTTCAGCTCATTCGATAAACTTGTTAGTGTTCTGATACACCTCTTGCCTG GAATAGTTTTGTTCACTATCCGTTGGTGGAACCCACAAACATTTGCTGCCATGCATCCAGAAGGAAGAGCAGCAAGAGTCACATGGCCATATGTGGAGGACAAATCTTATCTGTGGACATGGCTATTTGTTGTTCCTCTAGCTGCTTACACCTTGTGGCAACTGATGTATTTCCTCATAGTTAATGTGCTGCGTCGGCAAAGGCTGTTAAGGGATCCTGAAGTCATGACATCATACAG GGAACTGTCAAAGAAAGCACAGAAAGCAAACAACATCTGGTGGAGACTGAGCGGATTGCTTGGTGACAAGAATCGTCCGTTGATGTACATACTGCTTCAGGCAGTGTTCACAGTGGCGACATTGGCTTTCACTGTACCCATATTCCTTTCATACCGGCTGCATGGGATCTTCCAAGTACTAAAGGTGTGTGCCGCAACATGGAACGGTGGAAGCTTCATCCTGGAGGTGATGCCCAGACAAGTCGttcagaaggagaagaagagACTTGAGATGAAGCCCATTGAACAAGCAAACTTGAAGGAGCACATGGACGATCGCTCAGGCAACCACCAGCATACATCCGAGGAGCAAAGTCAGTGA